The genomic interval GGTTCATGAGGTTTCCAGTGATCTATTACTTTTTTGCCATCCAGCCATATTCGTACACCATCGTCGCTGGTGACATGCAAAGTATAATGACCTTTAGGAACGGTAAAAGTACCTTCTGCAACAGTGGCAACAGAATCGGAGGGCATATCTTTTCCGAAACTTCCATACCAGTCGTAGGCTAAATTTTTAGTTTGTTCCGACTTGAACAGCTTTTTAGATTTGAGTAATTTCTGAAACGCTTCTGGTTTGGCCTGAGGGTCTGTGGATTTGTCGTATTTATACCATTGTACATTCCATTGCATAGGCACCGCAAATTTGCGGAAGTGAAACACATATGGTTTCCCGGCTGCTATTTTTTCTCCGAAAGTAGTAATAATGGCAGCACCTGTGTATTCCAGCTCTACATCAATATCAACCAGAGAGTCTTTATCTACTTGAGCTGTTAGTGTTCCTGGGATATTGCCAGAAGTAGCAGATAGCATAATACCTTTCTGTTTTTTCAGTTTCCATTTACCTGCCGGACCTAATAATTCAAATTCCCAATTGCCATTGGTATTTCTTTTTCTGGGCCATAGTACAGGTGATTTAAAATCATACGGTCCCCATTCACCTACAAGTATGTATTTTCTGCCACGCAATTGTGCAGGTTTAAGCATGGGATTAATTCCACCCGGCAAACTATCGGGCGCTTCTTTCTGAAGCACAGTTTCCAGAATTCCTTTTCCGATAGTATCTGCAAAAGCAACAGGCGCACTTTTCAGTTTTCCCGAAACGGGATTCAGAAAGTTTCTCTCATTGATAATATTTTTTGAAGCGGCAGAAGCTTGAATGTTTTTAGCGTCAAAATCCGCCAGATTATTGGAAACCAGATTAAGCTCATTCAGCATACTGTCTGATTTGAGTAAGGTAGTAAAATAATTGAATGTATTGTGCTCAATGAGAATTTCCCTGGTGCCATTGATCAGCAGGGGAGCAGGCGTATGATTAAATTGATTGCCAGCTATGGTATATTCCCGGCTTCTGGTATCCCGTTTCTGAGCATATCCCCAGTCTTTGGGTTGCGATTTCCGGCTGAACAGCCAGATTCCGGTTGTATCATTTTCAAATGTATTGTAGCCGATGGAATTTTCCTGTCCGTGTTCAATAGCGATGGCATATTTGTTTCCGGCAAACTGGTTGCCTAGTATCAGGGTATTAAAACTATACCCACCCCAGATGCCATGTGTACATTCCTCGATGCGGTTATTGATTACTTTATTGAGGCTGAATGTGATTTCTACCCCATTTGTCGGCGCATGCGAAAAATCATTTCCGTACAATAAATTATCATTGCAGCCACCATCACCAGTATCCATGGTATACTGGCCTGCCCAGAGAAAAAAACCGTCACCAGAATGGGTAGCAGAATTGTAGGCAAATGTATTTTCGGAACTTTGTTCATACACAAGAATGGCCGCTGAATCCTGCCCCCGCTGATATACACCATGACTATACCCTCTGACACACCAGTCGAGTTTGTTGTGCATGATTTTATTGCGGCTGGAGCGGTACATCCCAATTCCGATACCAGATAGAAACGAAAAGTTATTATTCCAGAAGGTACCTTCCTCACAACCAGTCAGCATTAAACCATTCTGCCCGCCGGTAATGGTGCAATGGCTAACCTGCGCCTGTGTGCAATTGCTCAGGTAAATTCCGGCACCATAACGAAGCCATTCGTCATTTTTGTTGCTGTGGTAGCTCATCCAGTCAGATACATCTTCCCGTTCCAGGGTGCTTCGTAAATGCTGCTTGTAATTATAGCTCAGGTCACAATAACTGATTTTCAGAAAGGCGCAATTCCGGGCAATTAAGCCGACTTTGTACCCCTTAATCACCGCATTTTTAATAGTAATATTACTGCCTTTAAGTTGCAGGCCAATTCCGGTATATTGATCAGGTGTGGTAGTCTGCGAAAACCCTTGTAAAACAGCGCCATTAAAATCAACGGTAATATTATCTCCTTCAATAAGAATTACACCATTCTCCATGCTGGTGGAAGAAAGTTTATAAATTCCAGGCTTAATCGTAGCAGATTTACGGATAATGGTACCGGCTTTCAAGGGGATGGTATTCTGAGCGATCAGATTTCCCGTGAAGGACAAGTAAAAGATTACAAACAGGCTGAACCGAAAAAAACCTCTTGAGCACTTGCAAAACCAGAAGATATTGCATACAATACTTCGAAAATATACATGGCCTTCTGTGGATACAGGTAAAAAATTTACTTTTTGATATAAATCGCTTTTTTTGCTTGTTTGCATGGGTGAAAGATTGCCATTCAAACAAATTTAACAATAATCACATACATTCAACTGCTTGTGTAAGAAAGCAAAGGGTTTAGATGTATCCGGTTTTCAATTCTTGCTTAAAAAATAAATCAGTAAAGAATAGTTGCCTGATCTTTACTGAATTCAAAATGTATAAACACTCATTTTGTACGTATTATGCTTTTAAGCCATATTTATCAATAATGCCCTGCCGCTGTTCGTGAAACCAGGTAATCCCAAACTTTTTATCCAATGCTGCAATTCTACTGGCAATTTCTGGAGCAGCTGGCGTCAGATTCTTTTTCATCATATCCGGGATAATCTGGTGAAACAGTTCATCCAGGTAATCTTCCAGGTTCTGGTTAAAGAAGCAGTCAATAAATCGCAAAGGTTTGTCCGAGGCATTCCAGAAAGTGTGTACAATGCCTCTGGGGCGAAAATTCCAGCCGCCTGCTTCTACCGTATATAATTCCTTTCCAATCATAATCGTAGCAGTGCCTTCCAGTACATACATCAGTTCATCCAGGTCTTTATGAATATGTGGGGCAGGTCCCATTTGTTTGGGTCCTAAAGCTCCCTCTATATTGGAAAACTGTTTATTGGTTTGGCTGGAATGGATGATCGTGCGGACATCCATATTGCCTGGTCCTGGGGAGAGTGGTACTCCGGGTGCAATAGTAAATGGTTTCAAGGAGGGAGTATCAGTTATAGTTTGATAAAATGATTCTGTTGGTGAACCTGCCATACCCATGCTGCCGATTACAGTGGTAGAAAGAAAATCTCTGCGTTCCATATAGTAGTGTAGCTTTATGATGTGTGAGTTTGTATCATAAAAATACTGCTGCCGGTTGGTCATTTAGTGGTAAAAAAGTGACGTTTTTAGTGCTCAAATACCGTAAACGTACGCTCTGGCACTTCTCTTTCGATTTCAAACAGCGATTGAGGGGTGAGGTTGGTAAATTCTTTGTAATCGCTTACCAGATGCTGGTAATCATAATAGCCACAAGCCAGTGCAATGGAGAGCCAGTCTAAGTGGGCTGTGCATTTTTCATCCGGTAAGCCCTGTCGAAACGGGTAATGCGGTCGAATGATTTAGGGCTAATGCCCTGGCGTTCTTCAAACTTACGGATAAATTGCCGCTTACTTAGACAAGACTGATCGGCAAGCCATTCCAGAGAAGCTGGATCTTTCTGATTCAAAATAAACAGGCTGGCTTTATCAACCGGATGTGCCTTTTTGTTCAGATGAATCATGAATAAATTGTTGAAAAATATCTCCAGAATACTGAACATCTCCGGCAAATCTTGTGCATTTATTAGTCTCTCACAAGTGATACGCACTTCTTTTCCCCATAAATTTTCGGCATCAACAAAAGAATTGGACAGTTCTTGTGGTAATATTCCCGTAAGCCGCAATAGGATACCGGGTTGCATCACTACTTTTATGGCTACAAAATCGTGTCCGCCATACCTGTTAATCGGAACATCATACATTCCATTGATAGCACACCTCGGGTAGGTAATGATCAGGGGTGAGTCGATAAGGCTGTATCTCTGTTTATCTCTGGCATAAAAAGTAATACAATGTTCGGGATGTGGTGTATGGTATTTTATTGGCAACGGACTATTTTTATCGAAAAAAAGACGGGTTACCTGATATTTACTAATATATTCCCGCAGGGCAGGCGATGGCGGAAAATTTTTAATAAGCATCGTATCCATTTTTATGAAGACTTTTATTGTATATCTCGCTGATTAGAAGCAGATCAGATATTAACAATATAGGTTTATTTATTGAACTTTCAATGTCTACAAGAAACAACAGGCTTCCGGCAGAAACATACGCAGCAGGTATTCTGGCAGGCGACCGCTTGTTGTTAAGCCGGGCGATTACGCTATCAGAAAGTACCTTACCTTCCGACCAGGAATTGTCGCAGGAAGTGTTACAACAAGTGTTACCTCATACTGGAAAGTCTATCCGTATTGGGATTACCGGTGTGCCGGGTGTTGGGAAAAGCAGCTTTATTGAAGTATTTGGAAATTATATCACATCGCTGCCTAAAAAATTAGCAGTGCTTGCCATAGATCCTACCAGCCAGATCTCAGGAGGGAGCATTATGGGTGATAAAACCCGCATGGAAACCCTTTCTAATCATCCACTGGCTTTTATCCGTCCCTCTCCAGCTGGAAATGCATTGGGAGGAGTAGCTACTCATACTAGGCAGGCATTAATACTCTGCGAAGCTGCCGGATATGAAGTAATTATCATCGAAACCGTGGGCGTAGGTCAATCCGAAACAGCCGTATACCACATGACGGATTTTTTTCTGCTGCTGATGCTGGCCAATGCCGGCGATGAATTACAGGGAATGAAACGGGGAATTATGGAAATGGCTGATGCCCTGGTAATCACCAAAGCTGATGGAGATAACCTCAATGCCGCACAAACAGCCAGAGTGACTTATGAAAATGCTTTGCATCTCTTTCCACCTTCTGCCAAACAATGGCAGCCGCAGGCACTTACCTGTTCGGCTTTTACCAAAGCAGGAATACCTGAAATCTGGGCATTGGTAGAAAAATTTTATCAGCACATGCAGGGTAAAGGCTTATTCGACTTACACCGGCAAAATCAAAATCTGTATTGGATGCACGAAATCATCAAGCAAACCTTGGAGAAACAATTCTATGAAAATACTGACGTAAAAAGGCTTCTTCCTAACTTACAAATTGATGTGCAATCCGGAAAAATAACGGCTTTAAGTGCTGCTCTGCAATTATTAAATAGTCTCCAAAAGAAGTGATCTGGCTGCCAGTCAAGGAATTGGAATTTATGGAGACATTTTTGTGTTATAACCAGAGCTATGGAACTAAAGAAACAATTATGGATTGCCTTGCAGGCGATAGCCCGGTTGCTTTGGCTGCTGGTACAAGAAGTCAGCAAACTAGTTTGGGCTGCGAGTAAATATATTTACAGGCACCGGAGAGAAATTGCCCGGTATAAACTCACCATTCCTGCGCTCATTATACTTTCTGTTTTCTGGACTGGCTTCCGTGTTTTATCTGATGTAAAGTCTATGGAGCAATCCAGGGAAATACCTATGGATGACTCAAA from Rhodocytophaga rosea carries:
- a CDS encoding right-handed parallel beta-helix repeat-containing protein, with product MSFTGNLIAQNTIPLKAGTIIRKSATIKPGIYKLSSTSMENGVILIEGDNITVDFNGAVLQGFSQTTTPDQYTGIGLQLKGSNITIKNAVIKGYKVGLIARNCAFLKISYCDLSYNYKQHLRSTLEREDVSDWMSYHSNKNDEWLRYGAGIYLSNCTQAQVSHCTITGGQNGLMLTGCEEGTFWNNNFSFLSGIGIGMYRSSRNKIMHNKLDWCVRGYSHGVYQRGQDSAAILVYEQSSENTFAYNSATHSGDGFFLWAGQYTMDTGDGGCNDNLLYGNDFSHAPTNGVEITFSLNKVINNRIEECTHGIWGGYSFNTLILGNQFAGNKYAIAIEHGQENSIGYNTFENDTTGIWLFSRKSQPKDWGYAQKRDTRSREYTIAGNQFNHTPAPLLINGTREILIEHNTFNYFTTLLKSDSMLNELNLVSNNLADFDAKNIQASAASKNIINERNFLNPVSGKLKSAPVAFADTIGKGILETVLQKEAPDSLPGGINPMLKPAQLRGRKYILVGEWGPYDFKSPVLWPRKRNTNGNWEFELLGPAGKWKLKKQKGIMLSATSGNIPGTLTAQVDKDSLVDIDVELEYTGAAIITTFGEKIAAGKPYVFHFRKFAVPMQWNVQWYKYDKSTDPQAKPEAFQKLLKSKKLFKSEQTKNLAYDWYGSFGKDMPSDSVATVAEGTFTVPKGHYTLHVTSDDGVRIWLDGKKVIDHWKPHEPEYDSVSLPLHGTHQLRIEHYEIGGFATLVFGLKPDEEVQ
- a CDS encoding cupin domain-containing protein, whose protein sequence is MERRDFLSTTVIGSMGMAGSPTESFYQTITDTPSLKPFTIAPGVPLSPGPGNMDVRTIIHSSQTNKQFSNIEGALGPKQMGPAPHIHKDLDELMYVLEGTATIMIGKELYTVEAGGWNFRPRGIVHTFWNASDKPLRFIDCFFNQNLEDYLDELFHQIIPDMMKKNLTPAAPEIASRIAALDKKFGITWFHEQRQGIIDKYGLKA
- a CDS encoding helix-turn-helix transcriptional regulator, whose translation is MLIKNFPPSPALREYISKYQVTRLFFDKNSPLPIKYHTPHPEHCITFYARDKQRYSLIDSPLIITYPRCAINGMYDVPINRYGGHDFVAIKVVMQPGILLRLTGILPQELSNSFVDAENLWGKEVRITCERLINAQDLPEMFSILEIFFNNLFMIHLNKKAHPVDKASLFILNQKDPASLEWLADQSCLSKRQFIRKFEERQGISPKSFDRITRFDRAYRMKNAQPT
- the meaB gene encoding methylmalonyl Co-A mutase-associated GTPase MeaB — its product is MSTRNNRLPAETYAAGILAGDRLLLSRAITLSESTLPSDQELSQEVLQQVLPHTGKSIRIGITGVPGVGKSSFIEVFGNYITSLPKKLAVLAIDPTSQISGGSIMGDKTRMETLSNHPLAFIRPSPAGNALGGVATHTRQALILCEAAGYEVIIIETVGVGQSETAVYHMTDFFLLLMLANAGDELQGMKRGIMEMADALVITKADGDNLNAAQTARVTYENALHLFPPSAKQWQPQALTCSAFTKAGIPEIWALVEKFYQHMQGKGLFDLHRQNQNLYWMHEIIKQTLEKQFYENTDVKRLLPNLQIDVQSGKITALSAALQLLNSLQKK